The following proteins are encoded in a genomic region of Trichoplusia ni isolate ovarian cell line Hi5 chromosome 18, tn1, whole genome shotgun sequence:
- the LOC113502987 gene encoding separin-like — protein sequence MEDFDVFTNEINFTKPLFKNILNKYVYEAPPTPNGPNYQSGRKLMAEECLAVNDDVGCAFHLSEASAASLRAMAVYRDEQSKSAADKLYKIKSYIKPVQDLVDAHPVPKTEAKLLNLLSDGTDISRDLEKFSIKDEEPFYRTYLKFSKENNVDNFQKILKEFPKEWTVVQLTVPYNPNENLKPLNEYRTDVTSLFLCTYTNDYQDDSVIPPITVHIPANITKEGEKPLFTELYSLLDENYKTIDNAQFLNNKRLVQNYWSRREDIDLRMKSVINVMDKEWLGGWGCLLTGKLIDKTLKEKVIKLVDTTISDWGFIRLTQKQRVLLYNLIESCPVLQSQQIKTCIRRILTEYGNSEDVRQVLNPECGSCTKEFKFLNELCLKCLSKSFEKLHHFSLVDGIRAFSQAVMQIKDNDELKKAKRHPVILIVDEMLDTFPWETLPILNQHPVSRMENIHFLYYLYKIHEKKICDGYFNAKCDVGRYVINPEKNLDRMENRMTSFVQYWCPAWSGHVGELPSPNDFISHLTQADIFLYCGHGDGCQLGAGGVERARGGALCVLAGCGSVREAAPAPRAPPAAAHHMLHIAGCPMVVGMLWEVTDLEVDKVISTLLSLFVPSEAPVAWANVGKAKWSHGVLDTSVEQKSPVTPERSLLRAICQARGSTGYIMIASSVVARGLPVKGI from the exons ATGGAGGATTTCGATGTGTTTACAAATGAGATTAACTTTACAAAGCCTCTATTCAAGAACAtactaaacaaatatgtttatgaAGCGCCTCCTACACCTAACGGACCTAACTACCAGA GCGGTAGGAAACTTATGGCTGAAGAATGTCTGGCGGTGAACGATGACGTCGGCTGTGCATTCCATTTGAGTGAGGCATCAGCAGCCTCTTTGAGGGCCATGGCAGTGTACAGAGATGAGCAGTCTAAGTCTGCTG CTGATAAACTGTACAAAATCAAAAGCTACATAAAGCCTGTGCAGGATTTGGTTGATGCACATCCtgt ACCAAAAACAGAAGCAAAGCTTTTAAACTTGTTGTCAGATGGCACAGATATCAGCAGAGATCTAGAAAAGTTCTCAATCAAGGATGAGGAGCCGTTCTATAGGACATACCTGAAATTCTCTAAAGAGAATAATGTTGACAACTTTCAGAAGATACTGAAAGAATTTCCTAAAG AATGGACAGTGGTACAACTGACTGTACCATACAACCCTAATGAAAACTTGAAGCCATTGAATGAGTATCGGACGGATGTGACCTCTTTATTCCTTTGCACATACACCAACGACTACCAGGATGACAGCGTGATACCACCCATCACTGTGCATATACCTGCTAATATTACAAAAG aAGGAGAAAAGCCACTGTTCACTGAGCTGTACTCCCTGTTGGACGAGAACTACAAAACGATTGATAACGCACAGTTCTTGAACAATAAGCGCTTAGTACAGAACTACTGGAGCCGGCGGGAGGATATTGATCTTCGTATGAAG AGTGTAATAAACGTGATGGATAAGGAGTGGCTCGGCGGGTGGGGTTGTTTGCTAACCGGCAAGCTGATAGACAAGACTTTGAAGGAGAAAGTCATTAAATTAGTTGACACCACCATCTCAGACTGGGG attCATCCGGCTCACTCAAAAACAAAGAGTCCTACTCTACAATCTAATAGAAAGTTGTCCAGTGTTGCAAtcgcaacaaataaaaacttgtatCAGAAGGATATTAACTGAGTATGGCAATTCAGAAGATGTGAGACAAGTTTTAAACCCGGAATGCGGAAGTTGCACCAAAgagtttaagtttttaaatgagTTGTGTTTGAAATGCTTGTCAAAAAGTTTTGAGAAGTTACATCATTTTAGCTTAGTCGATGGTATAAGGGCGTTTTCTCAAGCTGTGATGCAAATTAAGGATAATGATGAATTGAAAAAGGCTAAAAGGCATCCTGTTATACTTATTGTAGATGAG ATGCTAGACACATTCCCTTGGGAGACTTTACCCATACTGAACCAACACCCTGTATCGCGCATGGAAAACATACACTTTCTGTACTACCTGTATAAAATACACGAGAAGAAAATTTGTGATGGATACTTCAATGCGAAATGTGATGTTGGAAGATATGTTATAAATCCAG AGAAGAACTTGGACCGCATGGAGAACAGAATGACCTCGTTCGTGCAGTACTGGTGTCCTGCGTGGAGCGGCCACGTGGGCGAACTGCCCTCGCCTAACGACTTCATATCGCATCTCACGCAGGCTGATATATTCTT GTACTGCGGGCACGGTGACGGCTGCCAGCTGGGCGCCGGCGGAGTGGAGCGAGCGAGGGGCGGCGCGCTGTGCGTACTGGCGGGCTGCGGGTCTGTGCGggaggccgcgcccgcgccgcgagcgccgcccgccgccgcgcaccacaTGCTGCACATAGCGGGCTG CCCCATGGTAGTGGGTATGCTGTGGGAAGTCACAGATCTGGAAGTGGACAAAGTGATCAGTACGCTGTTATCCCTGTTCGTGCCTTCTGAAGCGCCCGTCGCGTGGGCTAACGTGGGCAAAGCTAAGTGGAGTCATGGCGTATTAG acACATCAGTAGAACAGAAGTCGCCAGTAACACCGGAGCGGTCGTTGCTGCGAGCTATCTGTCAGGCGCGGGGCTCAACGGGCTATATCATGATCGCCAGCAGTGTGGTAGCAAGGGGGCTGCCGGTTAAAGGAATATGA